A window of the Drosophila simulans strain w501 chromosome 2L, Prin_Dsim_3.1, whole genome shotgun sequence genome harbors these coding sequences:
- the LOC6731314 gene encoding trafficking kinesin-binding protein milt isoform X3 — protein sequence MLSATLGANGGSQPLSPSAQATLSKHLPRLQSKRLLQQTQLQSPAAPRPQTCDASCLTELCSSENLPEVEIFSLLEEQIPKYKVRNDFLTNFSGYANEDWFVPAPALPIPPEGLGLTKEQTRECLNYFLLCGNRVSQMTRAYDDIEAVTRLLEEKEKDLELTVQIGKELLTQNNALEARVADLETDLKASNDDRAQLVHELHKKNELISVLTNDADDGTDTDTPTMSKSITLDLLQRKVNSLLDENKSLKCEATQLAHQTDEVEEHERQLMADISAQLNDANSQYDNLSLELERQREENRLQHEQIVNLTARLAEAEMRLHQLTQDNDEHLSLLHVTKENQNALALELVEFKQRYEEVLALLHSAQDQLKQQRKRSQPQARSSFLGGLGTSGAGMGGLFPPDSLHCELMESSLYSENSLDSGISGDSQRSADRISRMMMHMPSGGMSSSTMGGSVYAGAGNVPPYKRVFDTVRCAGKSGNYMDSGNVSMTQLGAMSMSSSSGPRMASMAYPAGSYYRGGSNQSLGVKTLSSESLNSQSDDGYPAQPSGVPGAPGAKELEAALKRLTPAEVLARRAMLSYAPAGTYNYDEPMGHGTGNVRNSDLPLGVRTPDSIMSTGSSGMSGSTNHMSASMTHQWRLPEKLQIIKPMEGSQTLHHWSRLATPTLSGLLDERPGVTIRGGRGLDDLGMQIYTLSDVEEDVSDDLPGKQFEAPGCTFTYTNSMVMHPDDGFVNDLSFLSQSQMSSRMASTSTSRQPSCPATPRAGLSRKNSCSTFSVNLGLAGMLNERGIKAVTPSALNTPAGPNFSPTVTPCNSPEGSPPRAQSPEPLFGLLSSGADLIRRKIVGDQHQQQQQKQRSSLSKQQQQKIMLSHLERRALRSLNLIEKVESIGLENIISAQRGLGSGIANRSSSPLSSGSLQSLHTSSNSIVDDIHFDRAQIKGVLHRGLKSPTPATASTSAAAAAAGPGISTSSSTSAYNSDDSDDQGLVMKIKPSKSATPTTTGAAQSQPSAGTTSNGTASETRLKQMQRQKSRRQLKNGMANQRPDLGTISGAGGGGRVRPDLGKVADSGSSKLSTKRSEAKPAEEEEATPQTITQAFVGSVSSLLFGRKGGWL from the exons ATGCTATCCGCAACTTTGGGGGCCAATGGCGGCTCTCAGCCGCTCAGTCCCTCCGCCCAGGCGACGCTCAGCAAGCACCTGCCGCGCCTCCAGTCGAAGCGTCTCCTCCAGCAGACGCAGTTGCAGTCGCCGGCTGCCCCCAGACCACAGACCTGCGATGCCAGCTGCCTGACGG AGCTGTGCAGCAGCGAGAATCTGCCCGAGGTGGAGATTTTCTcgctgctggaggagcagaTTCCCAAATACAAGGTGCGCAACGATTTCCTCACAAACTTCTCGGGCTATGCGAATGAGGACTGGTTCGTTCCGGCTCCAGCGCTGCCCATTCCGCCGGAGGGTCTGGGCCTGACCAAGGAGCAGACAAGAGAGTGCCTAAACTATTTCC ttCTATGCGGCAACCGCGTTAGCCAAATGACTCGGGCGTACGATGACATTGAGGCCGTGACGCGActgctggaggagaaggaaaaggaccTAGAGCTGACCGTGCAGATTGGCAAGGAGCTGCTCACCCAGAACAATGCACTCGAGGCACGGGTCGCGGATCTGGAAACCGATCTCAAGGCCTCCAACGACGATCGTGCTCAGCTGGTCCACGAGCTGCACAAGAAGAACGAGCTCATCTCTGTGCTTACCAACGATGCAGACGATGGCACAGATACTG ACACTCCCACCATGTCGAAGTCTATAACTTTGGATCTACTGCAGCGCAAGGTCAACTCCCTGCTCGACGAGAACAAGTCTCTGAAGTGCGAGGCCACCCAACTGGCCCACCAGACGGACGAGGTGGAGGAGCACGAGCGCCAGCTGATGGCCGATATCAGTGCTCAGCTAAACGATGCCAACTCGCAGTACGACAACCTAAGTTTGGAGTTGGAACGGCAGCGTGAGGAAAACCGGCTGCAACATGAGCAGATCGTGAACCTGACCGCTCGCCTGGCGGAGGCGGAAATGCGGCTACACCAACTGACGCAAGACAACGACGAACATCTCTCGCTGCTGCACGTGAcgaaagaaaaccaaaatgcTTTGGCCCTGGAACTGGTGGAGTTCAAGCAGCGCTACGAAGAGGTGCTCGCTCTGCTGCACTCTGCTCAGGATCAGCTGAAGCAGCAGCGAAAGCGGTCGCAGCCACAGGCCAGGAGCTCCTTCCTCGGCGGCCTTGGAACAAGTGGCGCTGGCATGGGCGGTCTTTTCCCGCCGGATTCACTGCACTGTGAGCTTATGGAGTCTTCACTGTACTCAGAGAATAGCCTAGACTCTGGCATATCCGGCGACAGCCAGCGATCAGCGGACCGCATTAGCCGCATGATGATGCACATGCCGTCCGGCGGCATGAGCTCGTCGACCATGGGAGGTAGCGTGTATGCGGGAGCTGGCAATGTGCCGCCTTACAAGCGGGTATTCGACACAGTGCGATGTGCCGGCAAGAGCGGCAACTACATGGACAGCGGCAACGTGTCGATGACCCAACTGGGAGCTATGTCGATGAGCAGCTCTTCGGGGCCGCGCATGGCTTCGATGGCGTATCCAGCGGGCTCCTACTATCGTGGCGGTAGCAATCAGTCTCTGGGAGTTAAAACTCTGTCAAGCGAGAGTCTCAACTCCCAGTCGGATGACGGTTATCCAGCCCAGCCCTCTGGTGTGCCAGGAGCGCCCGGcgccaaggagctggaggcGGCTCTCAAGAGGCTGACGCCGGCTGAGGTCTTGGCTCGCCGTGCTATGTTGTCCTATGCTCCGGCTGGAACCTATAACTACGACGAACCAATGGGTCACGGTACAGGTAATGTTCGAAACTCGGATCTACCGCTGGGTGTGCGCACGCCGGACAGTATCATGTCCACCGGCTCGTCGGGAATGTCGGGCTCCACAAATCACATGTCCGCCTCGATGACGCATCAGTGGCGCCTACCCGAGAAGTTGCAGATCATCAAACCCATGGAGGGATCGCAGACATTGCACCATTGGTCGCgcttggccacgcccacgctcAGTGGACTGCTGGACGAGCGTCCCGGCGTGACGATCCGTGGTGGACGTGGTCTGGACGATCTGGGAATGCAAATCTACACGCTGTCGGACGTAGAGGAGGACGTTAGCGATGATCTGCCAGGCAAACAGTTCGAAGCACCGGGCTGCACGTTCACCTACACCAACAGCATGGTCATGCATCCGGACGATGGATTCGTAAACGATCTGTCATTCCTCTCGCAGTCGCAGATGTCGTCCCGAATGGCCTCCACGTCGACATCAAGGCAACCCAG TTGTCCTGCCACGCCTCGCGCTGGACTATCGCGCAAAAATTCCTGCTCCACATTTTCGGTGAACCTCGGACTCGCTGGAATGCTGAATGAGAGGGGCATCAAGGCGGTGACGCCCAGTGCCCTCAACACGCCCGCCGGTCCCAACTTTTCGCCCACGGTGACGCCATGCAACAGTCCGGAGGGATCACCTCCACGTGCCCAGTCGCCCGAGCCGCTCTTTGGACTGCTCTCGTCTGGTGCAGATTTGATACGACGCAAAATCGTAGGcgatcagcatcagcagcagcaacagaagcaaAGGAGCAGCCTtagcaagcagcagcagcagaagatcATGCTGTCGCACCTGGAAAGACGTGCCCTGCGATCGCTGAACCTAATTGAGAAGGTGGAGAGCATTGGACTGGAGAACATAATAAGCGCACAGAGAGGCCTTGGCTCAGGAATCGCGAACCGCAGCAGCTCGCCCCTGAGCAGTGGCAGCCTACAGAGTCTccacaccagcagcaacagcattgTGGACGACATACACTTCGATCGGGCACAGATCAAGGGTGTCCTGCATCGAGGCCTGAAGTCGCCCACGCCCGCAACAGCATCAACATCAgcagctgcggcggctgcaggGCCAGGTATCTCGACGAGCAGCAGCACGAGCGCTTACAATAGCGATGACAGCGACGACCAGGGCTTGGTAATGAAGATCAAACCGTCGAAGAGCGCGACACCCAcaacaacaggagcagcaCAAAGTCAGCCAAGCGCTGGGACGACATCCAACGGCACGGCGAGCGAAACGCGACTGAAGCAGATGCAGCGCCAGAAATCGCGCAGGCAGCTAAAGAACGGAATGGCCAACCAGAGGCCTGATCTGGGCACAATTTCTGGCGCCGGAGGAGGCGGACGGGTGCGTCCGGATCTGGGAAAGGTAGccgacagcggcagcagcaagcTCAGCACCAAGCGAAGCGAGGCTAAGCCTGCGGAGGAGGAAGAGGCGACACCACAGACCATCACACAGGCGTTTGTGGGTTCAGTTAGTTCCTTGCTTTTTGGCCGCAAGGGCGGTTGGCTGTAA
- the LOC6731314 gene encoding trafficking kinesin-binding protein milt isoform X1 — protein MPFLNSSSRSKPNQQEPEPHHHGIRKLDSLPIIVEQEADDYGQTFEHGNQLNSTFYVDGEAGSSSTSLVESKSSSSLCSTATSEDSLNATLITSQPSNSSKHFENTYKLLGQHLDFNCQRSADKRQLLNGSASDFDSLSSCSSMSAIVNGIEPPPTRLELELEAVDRMRCIVQQMKSGPKSMDTPLGVSAPHLALLHDFASKGQRKVEASVPGTPVPSPITGALEAPHFELPQELLQAASSWEVMYYASKNVDGKNCLKVVRSLLTNKVLCGNRVSQMTRAYDDIEAVTRLLEEKEKDLELTVQIGKELLTQNNALEARVADLETDLKASNDDRAQLVHELHKKNELISVLTNDADDGTDTDTPTMSKSITLDLLQRKVNSLLDENKSLKCEATQLAHQTDEVEEHERQLMADISAQLNDANSQYDNLSLELERQREENRLQHEQIVNLTARLAEAEMRLHQLTQDNDEHLSLLHVTKENQNALALELVEFKQRYEEVLALLHSAQDQLKQQRKRSQPQARSSFLGGLGTSGAGMGGLFPPDSLHCELMESSLYSENSLDSGISGDSQRSADRISRMMMHMPSGGMSSSTMGGSVYAGAGNVPPYKRVFDTVRCAGKSGNYMDSGNVSMTQLGAMSMSSSSGPRMASMAYPAGSYYRGGSNQSLGVKTLSSESLNSQSDDGYPAQPSGVPGAPGAKELEAALKRLTPAEVLARRAMLSYAPAGTYNYDEPMGHGTGNVRNSDLPLGVRTPDSIMSTGSSGMSGSTNHMSASMTHQWRLPEKLQIIKPMEGSQTLHHWSRLATPTLSGLLDERPGVTIRGGRGLDDLGMQIYTLSDVEEDVSDDLPGKQFEAPGCTFTYTNSMVMHPDDGFVNDLSFLSQSQMSSRMASTSTSRQPSCPATPRAGLSRKNSCSTFSVNLGLAGMLNERGIKAVTPSALNTPAGPNFSPTVTPCNSPEGSPPRAQSPEPLFGLLSSGADLIRRKIVGDQHQQQQQKQRSSLSKQQQQKIMLSHLERRALRSLNLIEKVESIGLENIISAQRGLGSGIANRSSSPLSSGSLQSLHTSSNSIVDDIHFDRAQIKGVLHRGLKSPTPATASTSAAAAAAGPGISTSSSTSAYNSDDSDDQGLVMKIKPSKSATPTTTGAAQSQPSAGTTSNGTASETRLKQMQRQKSRRQLKNGMANQRPDLGTISGAGGGGRVRPDLGKVADSGSSKLSTKRSEAKPAEEEEATPQTITQAFVGSVSSLLFGRKGGWL, from the exons ATGCCATTCCTAAACAGTTCATCGCGAAGTAAACCAAATCAACAAGAACCAGAGCCACATCATCATGGCATCAGGAAGCTGGACTCCCTGCCCATAATAGTCGAGCAGGAGGCGGACGACTATGGGCAAACCTTCGAGCATGGCAACCAGCTGAATAGCACCTTTTACGTGGACGGCGAAGCCGGCAGTTCGTCGACCTCGCTGGTCGAGAGCAAGTCGAGCAGCTCGCTGTGCTCCACCGCCACCTCCGAGGATTCCCTGAATGCCACCCTGATCACCAGCCAGCCGTCCAACTCCAGCAAGCATTTCGAGAACACCTACAAGCTGCTGGGTCAGCACCTGGACTTCAATTGCCAGCGCTCGGCGGATAAGCGACAGCTTCTGAATGGATCTGCTAGCGATTTCGATAGCCtgtccagctgctcctccatgTCGGCGATCGTCAATGGGATTGAGCCGCCGCCCACGCGTCTGGAACTCGAACTGGAGGCAGTGGATCGCATGCGTTGCATTGTCCAGCAGATGAAGTCGGGACCAAAGTCGATGGATACGCCGCTGGGCGTGTCGGCACCTCATCTGGCGCTGCTGCACGACTTCGCCTCGAAGGGGCAGCGAAAGGTGGAGGCCAGTGTGCCGGGCACGCCGGTACCCAGTCCGATAACGGGCGCACTGGAGGCGCCGCACTTTGAGTTGCCAcaggagctgctgcaggcgGCCAGCAGCTGGGAAGTCATGTACTACGCCTCCAAGAACGTCGATGGCAAGAACTGCCTGAAGGTGGTGCGCAGTCTGCTGACGAATAAAG ttCTATGCGGCAACCGCGTTAGCCAAATGACTCGGGCGTACGATGACATTGAGGCCGTGACGCGActgctggaggagaaggaaaaggaccTAGAGCTGACCGTGCAGATTGGCAAGGAGCTGCTCACCCAGAACAATGCACTCGAGGCACGGGTCGCGGATCTGGAAACCGATCTCAAGGCCTCCAACGACGATCGTGCTCAGCTGGTCCACGAGCTGCACAAGAAGAACGAGCTCATCTCTGTGCTTACCAACGATGCAGACGATGGCACAGATACTG ACACTCCCACCATGTCGAAGTCTATAACTTTGGATCTACTGCAGCGCAAGGTCAACTCCCTGCTCGACGAGAACAAGTCTCTGAAGTGCGAGGCCACCCAACTGGCCCACCAGACGGACGAGGTGGAGGAGCACGAGCGCCAGCTGATGGCCGATATCAGTGCTCAGCTAAACGATGCCAACTCGCAGTACGACAACCTAAGTTTGGAGTTGGAACGGCAGCGTGAGGAAAACCGGCTGCAACATGAGCAGATCGTGAACCTGACCGCTCGCCTGGCGGAGGCGGAAATGCGGCTACACCAACTGACGCAAGACAACGACGAACATCTCTCGCTGCTGCACGTGAcgaaagaaaaccaaaatgcTTTGGCCCTGGAACTGGTGGAGTTCAAGCAGCGCTACGAAGAGGTGCTCGCTCTGCTGCACTCTGCTCAGGATCAGCTGAAGCAGCAGCGAAAGCGGTCGCAGCCACAGGCCAGGAGCTCCTTCCTCGGCGGCCTTGGAACAAGTGGCGCTGGCATGGGCGGTCTTTTCCCGCCGGATTCACTGCACTGTGAGCTTATGGAGTCTTCACTGTACTCAGAGAATAGCCTAGACTCTGGCATATCCGGCGACAGCCAGCGATCAGCGGACCGCATTAGCCGCATGATGATGCACATGCCGTCCGGCGGCATGAGCTCGTCGACCATGGGAGGTAGCGTGTATGCGGGAGCTGGCAATGTGCCGCCTTACAAGCGGGTATTCGACACAGTGCGATGTGCCGGCAAGAGCGGCAACTACATGGACAGCGGCAACGTGTCGATGACCCAACTGGGAGCTATGTCGATGAGCAGCTCTTCGGGGCCGCGCATGGCTTCGATGGCGTATCCAGCGGGCTCCTACTATCGTGGCGGTAGCAATCAGTCTCTGGGAGTTAAAACTCTGTCAAGCGAGAGTCTCAACTCCCAGTCGGATGACGGTTATCCAGCCCAGCCCTCTGGTGTGCCAGGAGCGCCCGGcgccaaggagctggaggcGGCTCTCAAGAGGCTGACGCCGGCTGAGGTCTTGGCTCGCCGTGCTATGTTGTCCTATGCTCCGGCTGGAACCTATAACTACGACGAACCAATGGGTCACGGTACAGGTAATGTTCGAAACTCGGATCTACCGCTGGGTGTGCGCACGCCGGACAGTATCATGTCCACCGGCTCGTCGGGAATGTCGGGCTCCACAAATCACATGTCCGCCTCGATGACGCATCAGTGGCGCCTACCCGAGAAGTTGCAGATCATCAAACCCATGGAGGGATCGCAGACATTGCACCATTGGTCGCgcttggccacgcccacgctcAGTGGACTGCTGGACGAGCGTCCCGGCGTGACGATCCGTGGTGGACGTGGTCTGGACGATCTGGGAATGCAAATCTACACGCTGTCGGACGTAGAGGAGGACGTTAGCGATGATCTGCCAGGCAAACAGTTCGAAGCACCGGGCTGCACGTTCACCTACACCAACAGCATGGTCATGCATCCGGACGATGGATTCGTAAACGATCTGTCATTCCTCTCGCAGTCGCAGATGTCGTCCCGAATGGCCTCCACGTCGACATCAAGGCAACCCAG TTGTCCTGCCACGCCTCGCGCTGGACTATCGCGCAAAAATTCCTGCTCCACATTTTCGGTGAACCTCGGACTCGCTGGAATGCTGAATGAGAGGGGCATCAAGGCGGTGACGCCCAGTGCCCTCAACACGCCCGCCGGTCCCAACTTTTCGCCCACGGTGACGCCATGCAACAGTCCGGAGGGATCACCTCCACGTGCCCAGTCGCCCGAGCCGCTCTTTGGACTGCTCTCGTCTGGTGCAGATTTGATACGACGCAAAATCGTAGGcgatcagcatcagcagcagcaacagaagcaaAGGAGCAGCCTtagcaagcagcagcagcagaagatcATGCTGTCGCACCTGGAAAGACGTGCCCTGCGATCGCTGAACCTAATTGAGAAGGTGGAGAGCATTGGACTGGAGAACATAATAAGCGCACAGAGAGGCCTTGGCTCAGGAATCGCGAACCGCAGCAGCTCGCCCCTGAGCAGTGGCAGCCTACAGAGTCTccacaccagcagcaacagcattgTGGACGACATACACTTCGATCGGGCACAGATCAAGGGTGTCCTGCATCGAGGCCTGAAGTCGCCCACGCCCGCAACAGCATCAACATCAgcagctgcggcggctgcaggGCCAGGTATCTCGACGAGCAGCAGCACGAGCGCTTACAATAGCGATGACAGCGACGACCAGGGCTTGGTAATGAAGATCAAACCGTCGAAGAGCGCGACACCCAcaacaacaggagcagcaCAAAGTCAGCCAAGCGCTGGGACGACATCCAACGGCACGGCGAGCGAAACGCGACTGAAGCAGATGCAGCGCCAGAAATCGCGCAGGCAGCTAAAGAACGGAATGGCCAACCAGAGGCCTGATCTGGGCACAATTTCTGGCGCCGGAGGAGGCGGACGGGTGCGTCCGGATCTGGGAAAGGTAGccgacagcggcagcagcaagcTCAGCACCAAGCGAAGCGAGGCTAAGCCTGCGGAGGAGGAAGAGGCGACACCACAGACCATCACACAGGCGTTTGTGGGTTCAGTTAGTTCCTTGCTTTTTGGCCGCAAGGGCGGTTGGCTGTAA
- the LOC6731314 gene encoding trafficking kinesin-binding protein milt isoform X2 codes for MTHVNNGEVMEKEMEPTGERERDRETAAGSGVYHRFLASASERDANSGNALEAAATTTKTATTITNLEDLAFEACQNWSDLHQDFFITDDELEYEDELSLGSSIGGNIATTTTADAAVEGLITGEQQNEQLLMEVLCGNRVSQMTRAYDDIEAVTRLLEEKEKDLELTVQIGKELLTQNNALEARVADLETDLKASNDDRAQLVHELHKKNELISVLTNDADDGTDTDTPTMSKSITLDLLQRKVNSLLDENKSLKCEATQLAHQTDEVEEHERQLMADISAQLNDANSQYDNLSLELERQREENRLQHEQIVNLTARLAEAEMRLHQLTQDNDEHLSLLHVTKENQNALALELVEFKQRYEEVLALLHSAQDQLKQQRKRSQPQARSSFLGGLGTSGAGMGGLFPPDSLHCELMESSLYSENSLDSGISGDSQRSADRISRMMMHMPSGGMSSSTMGGSVYAGAGNVPPYKRVFDTVRCAGKSGNYMDSGNVSMTQLGAMSMSSSSGPRMASMAYPAGSYYRGGSNQSLGVKTLSSESLNSQSDDGYPAQPSGVPGAPGAKELEAALKRLTPAEVLARRAMLSYAPAGTYNYDEPMGHGTGNVRNSDLPLGVRTPDSIMSTGSSGMSGSTNHMSASMTHQWRLPEKLQIIKPMEGSQTLHHWSRLATPTLSGLLDERPGVTIRGGRGLDDLGMQIYTLSDVEEDVSDDLPGKQFEAPGCTFTYTNSMVMHPDDGFVNDLSFLSQSQMSSRMASTSTSRQPSCPATPRAGLSRKNSCSTFSVNLGLAGMLNERGIKAVTPSALNTPAGPNFSPTVTPCNSPEGSPPRAQSPEPLFGLLSSGADLIRRKIVGDQHQQQQQKQRSSLSKQQQQKIMLSHLERRALRSLNLIEKVESIGLENIISAQRGLGSGIANRSSSPLSSGSLQSLHTSSNSIVDDIHFDRAQIKGVLHRGLKSPTPATASTSAAAAAAGPGISTSSSTSAYNSDDSDDQGLVMKIKPSKSATPTTTGAAQSQPSAGTTSNGTASETRLKQMQRQKSRRQLKNGMANQRPDLGTISGAGGGGRVRPDLGKVADSGSSKLSTKRSEAKPAEEEEATPQTITQAFVGSVSSLLFGRKGGWL; via the exons ATGACGCACGTAAACAATGGGGAAGTAATGGAAAAGGAGATGGAGCCAAcgggagagcgagagagagacagGGAGACTGCTGCCGGCAGCGGGGTCTATCATCGATTTTTAGCCAGTGCATCGGAGCGAGATGCCAATAGCGGGAATGCATTGGAAGctgcagcgacaacaacaaaaacagccaCAACGATTACCAACTTGGAAGACTTGGCCTTTGAGGCATGCCAAAATTGGTCGGATTTGCACCAAGACTTCTTCATCACGGACGATGAACTTGAGTACGAGGATGAACTCTCTTTGGGCAGCAGCATAGGTGGAAACattgcaacaacaacgacagcagatgcagcagtaGAGGGGCTTATAACGGGAGAACAGCAGAACGAACAGCTGCTGATGGAAG ttCTATGCGGCAACCGCGTTAGCCAAATGACTCGGGCGTACGATGACATTGAGGCCGTGACGCGActgctggaggagaaggaaaaggaccTAGAGCTGACCGTGCAGATTGGCAAGGAGCTGCTCACCCAGAACAATGCACTCGAGGCACGGGTCGCGGATCTGGAAACCGATCTCAAGGCCTCCAACGACGATCGTGCTCAGCTGGTCCACGAGCTGCACAAGAAGAACGAGCTCATCTCTGTGCTTACCAACGATGCAGACGATGGCACAGATACTG ACACTCCCACCATGTCGAAGTCTATAACTTTGGATCTACTGCAGCGCAAGGTCAACTCCCTGCTCGACGAGAACAAGTCTCTGAAGTGCGAGGCCACCCAACTGGCCCACCAGACGGACGAGGTGGAGGAGCACGAGCGCCAGCTGATGGCCGATATCAGTGCTCAGCTAAACGATGCCAACTCGCAGTACGACAACCTAAGTTTGGAGTTGGAACGGCAGCGTGAGGAAAACCGGCTGCAACATGAGCAGATCGTGAACCTGACCGCTCGCCTGGCGGAGGCGGAAATGCGGCTACACCAACTGACGCAAGACAACGACGAACATCTCTCGCTGCTGCACGTGAcgaaagaaaaccaaaatgcTTTGGCCCTGGAACTGGTGGAGTTCAAGCAGCGCTACGAAGAGGTGCTCGCTCTGCTGCACTCTGCTCAGGATCAGCTGAAGCAGCAGCGAAAGCGGTCGCAGCCACAGGCCAGGAGCTCCTTCCTCGGCGGCCTTGGAACAAGTGGCGCTGGCATGGGCGGTCTTTTCCCGCCGGATTCACTGCACTGTGAGCTTATGGAGTCTTCACTGTACTCAGAGAATAGCCTAGACTCTGGCATATCCGGCGACAGCCAGCGATCAGCGGACCGCATTAGCCGCATGATGATGCACATGCCGTCCGGCGGCATGAGCTCGTCGACCATGGGAGGTAGCGTGTATGCGGGAGCTGGCAATGTGCCGCCTTACAAGCGGGTATTCGACACAGTGCGATGTGCCGGCAAGAGCGGCAACTACATGGACAGCGGCAACGTGTCGATGACCCAACTGGGAGCTATGTCGATGAGCAGCTCTTCGGGGCCGCGCATGGCTTCGATGGCGTATCCAGCGGGCTCCTACTATCGTGGCGGTAGCAATCAGTCTCTGGGAGTTAAAACTCTGTCAAGCGAGAGTCTCAACTCCCAGTCGGATGACGGTTATCCAGCCCAGCCCTCTGGTGTGCCAGGAGCGCCCGGcgccaaggagctggaggcGGCTCTCAAGAGGCTGACGCCGGCTGAGGTCTTGGCTCGCCGTGCTATGTTGTCCTATGCTCCGGCTGGAACCTATAACTACGACGAACCAATGGGTCACGGTACAGGTAATGTTCGAAACTCGGATCTACCGCTGGGTGTGCGCACGCCGGACAGTATCATGTCCACCGGCTCGTCGGGAATGTCGGGCTCCACAAATCACATGTCCGCCTCGATGACGCATCAGTGGCGCCTACCCGAGAAGTTGCAGATCATCAAACCCATGGAGGGATCGCAGACATTGCACCATTGGTCGCgcttggccacgcccacgctcAGTGGACTGCTGGACGAGCGTCCCGGCGTGACGATCCGTGGTGGACGTGGTCTGGACGATCTGGGAATGCAAATCTACACGCTGTCGGACGTAGAGGAGGACGTTAGCGATGATCTGCCAGGCAAACAGTTCGAAGCACCGGGCTGCACGTTCACCTACACCAACAGCATGGTCATGCATCCGGACGATGGATTCGTAAACGATCTGTCATTCCTCTCGCAGTCGCAGATGTCGTCCCGAATGGCCTCCACGTCGACATCAAGGCAACCCAG TTGTCCTGCCACGCCTCGCGCTGGACTATCGCGCAAAAATTCCTGCTCCACATTTTCGGTGAACCTCGGACTCGCTGGAATGCTGAATGAGAGGGGCATCAAGGCGGTGACGCCCAGTGCCCTCAACACGCCCGCCGGTCCCAACTTTTCGCCCACGGTGACGCCATGCAACAGTCCGGAGGGATCACCTCCACGTGCCCAGTCGCCCGAGCCGCTCTTTGGACTGCTCTCGTCTGGTGCAGATTTGATACGACGCAAAATCGTAGGcgatcagcatcagcagcagcaacagaagcaaAGGAGCAGCCTtagcaagcagcagcagcagaagatcATGCTGTCGCACCTGGAAAGACGTGCCCTGCGATCGCTGAACCTAATTGAGAAGGTGGAGAGCATTGGACTGGAGAACATAATAAGCGCACAGAGAGGCCTTGGCTCAGGAATCGCGAACCGCAGCAGCTCGCCCCTGAGCAGTGGCAGCCTACAGAGTCTccacaccagcagcaacagcattgTGGACGACATACACTTCGATCGGGCACAGATCAAGGGTGTCCTGCATCGAGGCCTGAAGTCGCCCACGCCCGCAACAGCATCAACATCAgcagctgcggcggctgcaggGCCAGGTATCTCGACGAGCAGCAGCACGAGCGCTTACAATAGCGATGACAGCGACGACCAGGGCTTGGTAATGAAGATCAAACCGTCGAAGAGCGCGACACCCAcaacaacaggagcagcaCAAAGTCAGCCAAGCGCTGGGACGACATCCAACGGCACGGCGAGCGAAACGCGACTGAAGCAGATGCAGCGCCAGAAATCGCGCAGGCAGCTAAAGAACGGAATGGCCAACCAGAGGCCTGATCTGGGCACAATTTCTGGCGCCGGAGGAGGCGGACGGGTGCGTCCGGATCTGGGAAAGGTAGccgacagcggcagcagcaagcTCAGCACCAAGCGAAGCGAGGCTAAGCCTGCGGAGGAGGAAGAGGCGACACCACAGACCATCACACAGGCGTTTGTGGGTTCAGTTAGTTCCTTGCTTTTTGGCCGCAAGGGCGGTTGGCTGTAA